The Mycolicibacterium cosmeticum DNA window ACCTGGACGGCATCTTCGGGCTGCTGGCCAACGTGGTGTGGACCAACTTCGGGCCGGCCGCGGTCGACGGCTTCGAGGCGGTCCGGGCCAAGCTGCGCCGCCGGGGTGCGGTGGCCGTCTACGGCGTCGACAAGTTCCCGCGGATGGTCGACTACGTGTTGCCCAAGGGTGTCCGGATCGCCGACGCCGACCGGGTCCGCCTGGGCGCGCACCTGGCCGAGGGCACCACGGTGATGCACGAGGGGTTCGTGAACTTCAACGCCGGCACGCTGGGTGCCTCGATGGTGGAGGGCCGCATCTCGGCCGGGGTCGTGGTCGGGGACGGCTCCGACGTCGGCGGCGGCGCCTCGATCATGGGCACGCTGTCCGGGGGCGGCAAAGAGGTCATCTCGGTGGGCGAGCGCTGCCTGCTCGGCGCGAACGCGGGCCTGGGCATCTCGCTGGGGAACGACAGCGTCATCGAGGCCGGGCTGTACATCACCGCGGGGACCAAGGTGACCACCGCGGACGGCCAGACAGTGAAGGCCAAGGAGCTTTCCGGCGGCAGCAACCTGCTGTTCCGCCGCAACTCCGTCTCGGGTGCGGTCGAGGTGGTCAAGCGGGACGGCACCGGCATCACGCTCAACGAGGCGTTGCACGCCAACTAGCAGCCGGCGCGAGCGTGAGCTAGTGCACGACGATTCTCCGAGATCTCGCACTCAAGTTCACGCTCGTGCGCCGCTTTCAGCACCCTTGGCTCACCCGCAGCAGCGCCACCCCGTGCCGCGGCACCGACGCCGCGACGGGGCCGGTGGTCTGGGAGTCGGTGTGCTGCCACAGATCTCGCACGGTGTGACAGCTCCCGTCCGAAAACCCGATCGCGCCCAACGAGGTGCGGATGGTCACGGTGTCGGCGGCCTGGTTGAACAGTCCGACGGCCACGGCGCCGTCGGACAACGGTTTCACCAGCACCCGCGGATCGCCGGATAGCGGGTGCGCCTGCTTCACCAGCTGATCCTGGTCGACGGCGATGACGTCGCGGTTGGTCAGCAGCGCCGCGGTCTGCGCCGACATGGACCGAATATCGTTGCCCGCCAAGAGCGGTGCCGCCAGCAGAGCCCACAACGAGAAGTGCGTCCGCTGCTCGACATCGGTCAGATCGGCGCGCGCCGAGCCGAGCGACATGGTGGGGTGCCCGGCCGCGAACTCGTTCCAACCCACCCCGATCACCATCATGTCGGGATCGTTGACATGGGTCGGCCCGCTGGGTGATGCCGCCCCGCCCGCTTCGGTGAACGCCTGGCTGACCCCGGCGAGCCCCGACGACCACAGGGCCGAATCACCCCACGCCGGAACCAGGTCGACGGTACTGCGGGTGACGTCGGCGATCTTCGACCAGTCGTATTCCAGGCCGGCACCCGGATCACCGGAGCTGTTGGGGTTGATGGAGTAGACGATGTGCCGACCGGTCGCCCGCAGGGCGTCGCGCATCGCGATGAAGTACTTGACCTGGTCGTCGTGGTCGGCCGCCAACCGACACCAGTCGTATTTCAGGTAGTCGACGCCCCAGTCGGCGAAGGTCTGGGCGTCGGTCCGCTCGTGATCGGCTCCACCGATCCGCGGGTCCTGGCCGCATCCCTGGTTGAACGGGCTGTGATAGATGCCGAGCAGCAGGCCGCGGTCGTGCGCGTAGCGCGCCAGCGCGGCGATCCCGTGTGGGAAGCGGTCCGGGTCGGCCTGGAGGTGACCGTCAGGGTCACGGGTCGGGGCCGCCCAGCCCGCATCCAGGTTGACGTAGCGGTACCCCGCGTCGCGCATGCCGGACGACACCATGGCGTCGATGACCTGGTGCACGTTCGGCTCGGTGAGCGCGATACCGGAATTCCAGGAATTCCAGCCCATCGGCGGGGTCAGCGTGCGCGACGGGGCGGTGGTGGCGCATCCGGCGAGCAGCAGGATGCACGTCGCCAGCCAGACCAGGGCACGCATCCGGCCATGGTGGCAGCTCAGGCTGGGAGCAGGATGTGACCGGCTATTTCGCCGACAAAATGCAGAACTCGTTGCCCTCCGGGTCGGCCAGCACCACCCAGCTCTGCTCCCCCTGGCCGATGTCGACGTGCTTGGCACCAAGGCCGATCACCCGTTGCACCTCGGCGTCCTGGTCATCCGGGGTGAAGTCCAGGTGCAGCCGGTTCTTCACGGTCTTGTCCTCGGGAACCTGCAGGAACAACCAGTCCGGGCCGGCGCCCGGTGGCGCGCTCAATACCACGTCACCGTCCTTATCGACGTGGTGCTGCCATCCGAGCACCTGTGACCACCAGGCGCCTTGTGCCTCGGGGTCACGGGCGTCGATGCAGATCTCGGAGAACCTGAGGGTCACGTCAACAACTCCTTCTTGAGCACCTTGCCCATCGCGTTGCGCGGCAGCGATTCGACCACCCGCACCTCGCGCGGCCGCTTGTGCACCGAAAGCTGCTGTGCGACAAAGTCGATCACCTTCTCCGGTGTCACGGACCCCACGATGAACGCGACGATACGTTGACCGAGATCGTCGTCGGGCACGCCGACCACCGCCACCTCGTCCACACCCGGATACCCGAGCAGCACCGTTTCAATCTCTCCGGCGCCGATCCGGAAACCACCCGACTTGATCAGATCGACCGATTCCCGGCCCACGATGCGGTGCATGCCGTCGGCGTCGATCACGGCGACGTCCCCGGTGCGGAACCAGCCGTCCGCGTCGAATGCCTCGGCGGTGGCGTCGGGTCGGTTGAGGTAACCGCTGAACACGGTGGGGCTCTTGATCTGCAGGTGGCCGATGGTTTCGCCGTCGTGGGGCACCGGCGCGCCATCCTCGTCGACCAGTCTGGTCTGCACCCCGGGCAACGGCAGTCCCACCCAGCCCGGCCGGCGTTCACCGTCGGCCCGCGTGCTGATCGTGATCAGGCTTTCGGTGCTGCCGTAGCGCTCCACCGGCGCATGGCCGGTGAGCCGCACCAGCTCGTCGAACACCGGCACCGGCAGCGGAGCGCTGCCCGACACCAGCAACCGTGCCGACGCGAGCGCACGCGCCGACGACTCGTCGTCGACCACCCGCGACCAGACCGTAGGCACGCCGAAGTAGAGCGAACCGGCAGCGTCCGCGTACGCCGCTGGGCTCGGTTTGCCGGTGTGCACGAACCGGTTTCCGATGCGCAGCGATCCGAGCAGACCCAACACCAGTCCGTGCACGTGGAACAACGGAAGCCCGTGCACCAAGGTGTCCTCGGCGGTCCACTGCCACGCCGCGGACAGCGCGTCGATATCGGCGGCGATCGCGCGCCGGCTGATCAGCACCCCTTTGGGCAGGCCGGTGGTGCCGGAGGTGTACATGATGATCGCCGGACTGTCGGGCGACGGCTCGGCATAGCGGTGCCACGACCGGGCGTGCATCCGGACCGGAATATGCGGCAGCCCTTCGGTTTCGGCCGGCAACTCACCCAACCACGCCTGCGCACCGGAATCGGTGAGGATGTGCGCGCGTTCGGTGGCACCCACATCGGCGGGCACCGGAACGAACGGGACACCGGCGATGAGGCATCCGGTGACGGCCAACACGGTGGTGGCGGTCGGGGTGGCCAGAATGGCGACGCGCCGCGCGACGGAGACGCGTTCGGCCACCGAGGTGCCCGCCCCGACCAGGTCGCTTCGGCTCAGAGTCACCCCGTCGATGCGTACCGCGTCCGCGAGATCGTGTCCGGCGGCCACGGCTGCGGGGTCCAGCGAAGTCAACAGCATCCTGGTGAGGCTACTCTGGGCCGGTGGACCCGATCGAAAGACTGGCCAGTCGTGAGGTGTACCGCAACAACTGGATGGTGGTGCGCGAGGACGATATCCGCCGCCCGGATGGCTCGGTGGGCATCTACGGCGTCATCGACAAACCGACGTTCGCCCTGGTGGTTGCCCAGGACGGCGACCGTTACCGGATGGTGGAGCAGTTCCGCTATCCAATCGGGTTGCGACGCTGGGAGTTTGTCCAGGGCACCGCTCCGGGCAGCCTCGACGGTGACGAACCCGAACCGGCAGCCCTGGCCGAGCAGGAACTCCGCGAGGAGACCGGTCTGCGCGCCCAGTCGTGGGAGGTGCTGGGCCGCCTCGATGTCGCGCCGGGGATGAGCAGCCAGCGTGGCTGGGCTTTCCTGGCCACCGGCATCACCGAAGGTGATCACGAACGCGAGCACGAAGAGCAGGACATGCACAGCGAGTGGTTCACCGCCGACCAGATCGACAAGATGATCCGGGACGGGTTGATCACCGACTCCCAGTCCCTGGCGGCGTGGCTGCTGATCCGGCTGCGCCGGGAGAACGGGTAGCCGACTACTCGCACCGTTGAGCGGGCCCTCCGCGATATTCGTTCGCAGGAGGTGGCCACATGCCGGTAGCCGACATCGACGGGGTGCTGTCCCGACTGGCGACGATCATCGCCGACACCAAGCAGCGACGCGACCCGCTCGGCTGTTTCGCCGCTCTGTACCGCCAGGTCACGCTGCGGGTACGAGACGGAATCACCAATGGGCTGTTCGACGACGGGCCGCGGATGTCGCGGTTCGATGCACAATTCGCGAACGCTTATTTCACCGCCTACCGGCAGTTCACCAGCCAGCAGCGGCCGAGCCGGTCATGGAGACTGGCGTTCGACCTCGCTCGCTCCGACGACACGATCATCCTGCAGGACCTGTTGCTGGCCATCAACGCCCACATCAATCTGGACCTTGGTGTGGTCACCGGGACCACCTTCGGCCCCGCTCAGTTGCAGGGCTTTCACGACGACTTCGACCGGATCAACGACATCCTCGCATCGCTGATCCCGTTGGCCCGCAAGACGGTCGAACAGTTCTCGCCCCGATTGACCGAGCTGACGGCCATCGGTGGGCCGGAGGTCGAGTTGACCCTGCAGTTCAGTGTGGACGTGGCACGGGACGAAGCGTGGCGGGCCGCGACCCTGGTATCGAACACTCCGGGTGTCCTGCGGACCTTGTTGACCGACACTCTCGACACCCGGGCCAAGCTGCTCGGCCGGGTGATCGCCACGCCGGCCGAGCCGGTCAGGTCGGTGATCCGGCATATTCGCGCGGGCGAAAGCACCGACATACCCGCCATCATCGATGCCTTGGACGCCCTGGCGTAGTCAGGCCCGTCCGGCGCCTTGCCCGTCTGCGCCGGCCAGCAGATCGCCGGATCCGATGATCGCCGCGCCGCCGATGCCGGCCCGCAGGTACGCTGCCGGCGGCTGCGATGTCTGGGCATGAAGGTCCTTTCGCGAGTCAGCGGGTGGCCCGGCCGACGACGAGCGGATGCACGATCACGGGCATCCCGCTCCACACGGCCTCGGTGGCGTCGACGTCGAAGCCGGCGGCGCGCATCAGATCGAGGGTCGGGCGGTTGCAGACGCACCCGCCGGCGAAGGCGCGCCAGGGCCGTTCGAAGATGTTCTGGCACACCATCAACGGCAGCCAGCTGGATCGGGTGTGCTCGATGAACAGCAGCTGCCCGCCGGGCCGCAGGATGCGCGCGATCTCGTGCAGCGCGCGTGCGGGATCGTCGACGGTGCACAGCACCAACGTCGCCACGACGGTGTCCACCGAGGCGGTGTCCATCGGCAGGCACTCGGCACGGGCATCGGAGATGACGGCCGTACGACCGTGCCGGTTCACGCGGCGCGCCAGTTTCCGGCGCATCCCGGCCTCGGGCTCGGTGAGCACCAGCTGGTCCAGATCGGCGGGATAGTGGGCGATGTTCAGCCCGGTACCGGCTCCCAGTTCGACGACGCGGCCGTGGGCCTGAGCCAGTAGGGTGCGGCGGCGGCGCCGCATACCGGCGATCTCACCGGCCCACACGAACGGGTCGTAGAGCAGGGCCATGACCCGCAGCCACGCCCGGGGCAAGCGCAGCGATGGGGACGAATCGGGGCTCGAATCTCCTTTGATGAGCTGGGTCATGCCGCGAAACTACGATCCGACGGTCCGCGCGCACATCGCCCGATCCGGCCATCTTGCGGAAATGGCCGATTCCGGCCAGCTAGAGCAGACCGCGCTTCGAGGCCTCGGCGACGGCGGCGGTACGCGACGCGGTCCCGAGTTTGCGGCGGATGTTGGCGACGTGCCGGTGCACGGTGTGCGGGCTGAGGTGAAGGTGCTCGGCGATCTCGGGGTCGGCGAGGCCGCGGGCCACGCACGCCAGGACCTCACGTTCACGCACGGAGAGCACGGGGCCACCGTCCTGCGGACGGGGTGGTTCCGGTGCCAGCGCGTACCGGCACGCCCGGATCACCGATTCGATGTCGCCGTGCCACGGAAAGTGCGAACTGCCTTGCAGCGGAACGAATGCCGCGCCGGTGATGGCGGCCGCCACATCTCGCCCGCACCGGTACGGGACGGCCCGGTCGTCGCGACGGTGCACGACGGTCGTCGGCACCCGGATGAGCGGAAGGCAGGCCCGCACATCCAGGCTGTACACCAGCCGCAGCAGCGCCGCGGCAGTCTCGGGGGTGGCCGATTCGCGTTGCAGCCGGGCGAAGCGTTCATGCGCGGCCGCGTCGGCGTCACCGAGGAAGATGTTGCTGAGCACACGCGAGCCCAGACCCCAATGGGCTTGTACGGCGGTCACAATCGCCTCATCGACACCCGGCGGCGTCAACACGCCGCCTCGGGGATAGGAGCCGTAGAGCACCAGCCGTTCCACCCGGTCGGGGTGGGCCGCGGCGAACGCCACCGCCGTGCAACTACCCGACGAACCGCCCAGCAGTGATACCCGCTCAAGACCGAGCTCGTCGAGCAGCGTGCGCAGCACCGCCACTTCGCCGTCGAGCGTCAGGTCCGCCTCATGGACGGCACGGTCGGACATCCCGACGCCCAGCCGGTCGTACCTGATCAGGGTGAAGTCCGCGGCGACGCCCTCCCAGAAACGCCGCACCGGCGGGTCCTGCCAGTCGAGTTCGAGGTGGCTGACCCACCAGGCCGGCGCGACGAGAGGCGGCCCTTGGCCGCGCTGCTCGTAAGCCACGCGGCGGTCCCCGACCGGGAGGAAGCGGATTGCAGGCATGGTCCTGCGAGCGTACGACGCTAGCTGGCGCTGTGGTGGCCGCGATTGCCGGATCGCCGAGCCTTGGCGATGAACCGGATGATCAGCGCGCCGACCACGATGATGAGGAACGGCCCGTAGAACTCGGTGTAGGTGACCCCGCGCCGCCAGTAGGCGATGAAAAACGCAAACCAGATGACGTAACTTCCGATCACGTGCAGTCGGTGCCAGGCCGCATACGGCATCCGCTTGGCGACGCGGTCGAAGGATGTCACGGTCATGGCGATGAGGAAGCCGTAGGCGATGAAGTCGATGACGTAGACGCCGTGCGGGGTGCGTTCGACGCCGGCATCGAACCGCTGCTTGTTCAACACGATGGTGGCCACGATGAAAAAGGCATGGACCACATGGGATCCGGCGAAGGCGACACCGAGATAGCGCCGGTTGCGGCGGATCCACCGAGTGGCGGCGGTGGGCCAGAGCTGGTACAGCGACGAGGCGGTGAAGGCGAGCAGGAACAGGACCGCCGATGTTCGCGCAGTGATGCGGATGCCGAGGTTGGCCCCGCTCGCCCCACCGACCGCGGTGGCCGCGATCGTAGAGAAGATGGCGACGAAGGCGATGAGGAGCCAGGTCAGCTTCCAGCCGGACAACGTGGTGGACAACGTGGACGACGGCCTCGGTCGAGTTTCGGTTGTCATGGCTCCATTCGAGCATCGGCGTTCCATCTCGTCCAACGAACGTTTCCGATAGATCTCATCAATACAGCAGATGATGCCTCTGAAAGCGCCGGCCCGCGTCGTCCCGCCCCTCTAAATCCAGGGCCCGCGCACCTAATCAGTGGTGCCTTGGCCGTCCCGATAAGCTTCGAGAAGTCGCAACCAGACCTCGCTGATCGTGGGAAAGCATGGGACCGCATGCCACAGCCGCGCCAACGGAATACGACTCACGACCGCGATGGTGGCCGAGTGGAGCATCTCAGCTACCCCCGGGCCCACCAATGTGACGCCGAGCAGGTATTCACCGTCTTCGTCGACAACCATCCGCGCCTGGCCGCGGTAGCCGTCGGCATAGAAATTGGCCCCCGGGACCGCGGCTCCCATGTCGACGTCGACGGTACGCACGCGATGGCGTCGTTGCTTCGCTTGCTCGCTGGTCAGTCCTACCGACCCCGCTTCCGGATCGGTGAAAAACGCTTGCGGCACGGCGAATTCGTCAGCGGTTGTGGCGTGCGGGCCCCACGGATCGGTGTCGACAGGATGACCGTGCGCTCGGGCACCGATCACGGCGCCCACGATGCGGGCCTGGTATTTGCCTTGGTGCGTCAGCAACGCCCGGTGATTGACGTCGCCGAGCGCATAGAGCCAATCTCCTTCGACTCCACGCACCGTGCAGGTGTCGTCCACGTCCAGCCAGCTGCCCGGCGGCAGGCCGATGGTTTCCAAGCCGATGTCTGCGGTGTTCGGGGTACGTCCCGTCGCAAAGAGGATTTCATCGACTTCCAGTTCGTCGCCGGATTCCAGCGTGACCTGAATGGGCCCGGCCCCGCCCGGCCGTCGCAGCGCCGAAACGGTGACGCCGACCCGTACGTTGACCCCGGACTCCACCAGCCCTGCTTGGACGTATTTCCCGACGAACGGCTCCATCCTGGGCAACAAGGTGGGGGTGCGCGCCAACAGTGTCACCGTCGACCCGAGGCCGCTCCAGGCCGTGGCCATCTCAACGCCCACACCGCCGGCTCCGACGACCGCCAATCGAGGAGGCACATTGCTGCTGTCCGTCGCCCTTCGATTCGTCCACGGCTTGGCCTCCGCAACACCTGGAAGGTCGGGGACAGCCGCCGTGCTACCCGTGCAGATGACCACCGCATGACGCGCCCGAAGTGCGGCGACGCCGTCGTTTGCAGTGGTGAGGGTGACTCGACGTGCACCGTCGAGTCGGGCATGCCCGCGAAGCAGCCGAGGCCCCATGGCAGCGACCGCCTCGGCCACCGGGGTGTCGTCCCAATCGGCCACGTAGCGGTCGCGGCGACCGAACACACCCTTGGGGTCGATCGGTCCGATGACGGCTTCTCGCGCACCGTCGACTCGGCGCGCGTCGGCGACCGCGAGCACGGGACGCAGTAGCGACTTGCTGGGCACACACCCCCAGTAATTGCATTCGCCTCCTACCAACTCGCGTTCGATCAGCGCCACCGAAAGACCCTCTGCATGTGCACGATCGGCGGCGTTGATACCGACCGGTCCCCCACCGAGGACGATGACGTCGTAAACGTCCCCGGGTTCCGGCACGGCCTGGCGGTTCGTATCTTCGGAGCTCAATGTTTTTTTCCCCTTCATGACTCACTAGTCGAAGCTGCCGCGCGCCAGCTCGTCTGCATCGAGGCCTCGATCAGGGCCGTGGGCAAGCACGGTCTGCCCTGGCTCCATGACCAGACGTCGGCCGTCGAGCCGTACCTCGATCTTGTCGGGCTCGAAGGATACGAAGTTGCGCACCCTTGCGACCTCAGCCCAGGCGTCGGGGTACGACCACGCAGCACGTGATCGATCACCGATGTCGTAGTAGCTGGCCAATCCCTTGTATGGACAGAACGTTTGGCCTCCGACCGGTTGCAGCGCCGATTCGTCGACATCTTCGCGTGGGACATACCAACGTGGGGCGAAACCGGATTCGAACAACGCCAGCGGCCGCCTGGTATCCGCCACCACCAGAGGACCGTCCCGGACAACGAGATGTCTTGACGTCGAACGGATGTCGATACGGTGATAGAAATCTGCGGCATGGCCGACGATCCGCTCGTCTTCTTCATAGAAGGCGTCCATTGCTCGCCATGCGAACGCTACACGCTCGTCCAATACGCGCGCGTGAGCCGGAAGTGATTCGAACCGCCACGCGGCCCGCGTGACATCTCGCTGTCCGTTGCGCAGTCCGAACCAGGTAATTGGCCCGAGTTCAGAATGCTGGGTGACGTGTCCATCACGCACGAGCACCTGGGCATCGATGTCTTCGATGGGAAAGTAGGCCACCGGATAACGGCCGGGCTCGTGCAACAACAGAACATTTTCACTGTCGGCGACCCATGACTGGGCCAGCCGGGCCCGCATCCGGCGTCGCAACGGTTCGACGAACAGCAGCCGAGGCATTGGTGCCGGTGCGAGGAACTGGCCGGCCGGCTGACGGCCAAATGGTCCCTGTTGCCAGGCCAATCCCATCGCGGTGCCTTCCATGATCTCAACGGCCACACACTGGCGTGGGGGCTACACCGACTCGCCGCTCAGCGCTCCCCACCGGCACCGATTGCGCCGGCCTATAAATTGGGACGCTACACCCACAATTCTGGGTTGCATAGCCCAAGTTGTCCAGAGCGGTCAGCTGTGAATGACCTGTCCACGCGAAGCGTCAGCGCGACGGGCGCGCCACCCGGCGTGACTTCGCCGCCGGCACAGCGAAACTGGTCACATACTCAAGAGCCGCTTCCACGGCCTGCTTGAACGGTTCCTGGGACCCGGCGATATGCGTGAGCATCGTCCCGCCCTGGTGCGCAACCACCAGGGCAGCCGCGAGATGTCGGGGATCGGCATCATCGCGCAGTTCATTCCGCTCGACCATGGCGTGCAGACCGTCGCGGAACAGGCCGATCCAACGGTCGTAGCCGGCGGCGAGGTCATCAAGGACAACGTCATCTGCTTCGAGCAGCTCGCCGGTCAGCGAGCCGTACACGCAGCCGTTCCGAAGGTAGCTGGGCCCAGATTGCGCCCAACACAGTTCAGCCCATGTTCGAAGCGACGCCAGGGTGTCCAACCGTCCCAGCTGTGGCTGAGTATGGAAGCCGACGACGAACTCCGTCCTGGCAGAGATGATCTGACGGATCAGGTCTTGCTTGTCGAAAAAGTAATGCGACATCTGTGATCCGCTGACCCCTACGGCGGTGCGCACGTCGTCGAGGCTCGTACCGTTGACACCTCGCTGCAGGACCAGCTCCGCGGCTCCCTCGATGATCCGCGTCCGTGTCGCCAGGCCCTTCCGGGTCAACCGCCGCTCGGAGGGCTGCTCAGGTCGCCGCGGCAGGGCCCGGGGTGGTGTGCGCCGTACCGACCGAAGACGACGCTCCTGCGGATCCTTGGCAAACAGGCGAAGGTAGTTGACGATGAATTGGGTGGCGTCGACCAACGGCCATTCCTGGCGATAGGTGAACGCGACCACTCCTGCGCCTTGATGGACGGCCACCACAACGAGTGCGAGATGGCCTGGATCAGCGGATGGAAGCAACGCCCCACGGCTCTTCATGCGGGCGAAGCAGTCCTCGAGCAGTGCCACCCAACGCCAATAGCCGTCGGCGAAGGTCTTTCGGGTGCCC harbors:
- the dapD gene encoding 2,3,4,5-tetrahydropyridine-2,6-dicarboxylate N-succinyltransferase, producing MTAASGVGLATIAADGTVLDTWFPAPQLSADGPAGTTRLSVAEVSDDLAALTGPDADRGVEVVAVRTTIADIADKPADTYDVYLRLHLLSHRLTKPHEANLDGIFGLLANVVWTNFGPAAVDGFEAVRAKLRRRGAVAVYGVDKFPRMVDYVLPKGVRIADADRVRLGAHLAEGTTVMHEGFVNFNAGTLGASMVEGRISAGVVVGDGSDVGGGASIMGTLSGGGKEVISVGERCLLGANAGLGISLGNDSVIEAGLYITAGTKVTTADGQTVKAKELSGGSNLLFRRNSVSGAVEVVKRDGTGITLNEALHAN
- a CDS encoding glycoside hydrolase family 27 protein, with amino-acid sequence MRALVWLATCILLLAGCATTAPSRTLTPPMGWNSWNSGIALTEPNVHQVIDAMVSSGMRDAGYRYVNLDAGWAAPTRDPDGHLQADPDRFPHGIAALARYAHDRGLLLGIYHSPFNQGCGQDPRIGGADHERTDAQTFADWGVDYLKYDWCRLAADHDDQVKYFIAMRDALRATGRHIVYSINPNSSGDPGAGLEYDWSKIADVTRSTVDLVPAWGDSALWSSGLAGVSQAFTEAGGAASPSGPTHVNDPDMMVIGVGWNEFAAGHPTMSLGSARADLTDVEQRTHFSLWALLAAPLLAGNDIRSMSAQTAALLTNRDVIAVDQDQLVKQAHPLSGDPRVLVKPLSDGAVAVGLFNQAADTVTIRTSLGAIGFSDGSCHTVRDLWQHTDSQTTGPVAASVPRHGVALLRVSQGC
- a CDS encoding VOC family protein — translated: MTLRFSEICIDARDPEAQGAWWSQVLGWQHHVDKDGDVVLSAPPGAGPDWLFLQVPEDKTVKNRLHLDFTPDDQDAEVQRVIGLGAKHVDIGQGEQSWVVLADPEGNEFCILSAK
- a CDS encoding acyl-CoA synthetase; this translates as MLLTSLDPAAVAAGHDLADAVRIDGVTLSRSDLVGAGTSVAERVSVARRVAILATPTATTVLAVTGCLIAGVPFVPVPADVGATERAHILTDSGAQAWLGELPAETEGLPHIPVRMHARSWHRYAEPSPDSPAIIMYTSGTTGLPKGVLISRRAIAADIDALSAAWQWTAEDTLVHGLPLFHVHGLVLGLLGSLRIGNRFVHTGKPSPAAYADAAGSLYFGVPTVWSRVVDDESSARALASARLLVSGSAPLPVPVFDELVRLTGHAPVERYGSTESLITISTRADGERRPGWVGLPLPGVQTRLVDEDGAPVPHDGETIGHLQIKSPTVFSGYLNRPDATAEAFDADGWFRTGDVAVIDADGMHRIVGRESVDLIKSGGFRIGAGEIETVLLGYPGVDEVAVVGVPDDDLGQRIVAFIVGSVTPEKVIDFVAQQLSVHKRPREVRVVESLPRNAMGKVLKKELLT
- a CDS encoding NUDIX domain-containing protein — translated: MVVREDDIRRPDGSVGIYGVIDKPTFALVVAQDGDRYRMVEQFRYPIGLRRWEFVQGTAPGSLDGDEPEPAALAEQELREETGLRAQSWEVLGRLDVAPGMSSQRGWAFLATGITEGDHEREHEEQDMHSEWFTADQIDKMIRDGLITDSQSLAAWLLIRLRRENG
- a CDS encoding DUF5995 family protein, with amino-acid sequence MPVADIDGVLSRLATIIADTKQRRDPLGCFAALYRQVTLRVRDGITNGLFDDGPRMSRFDAQFANAYFTAYRQFTSQQRPSRSWRLAFDLARSDDTIILQDLLLAINAHINLDLGVVTGTTFGPAQLQGFHDDFDRINDILASLIPLARKTVEQFSPRLTELTAIGGPEVELTLQFSVDVARDEAWRAATLVSNTPGVLRTLLTDTLDTRAKLLGRVIATPAEPVRSVIRHIRAGESTDIPAIIDALDALA
- a CDS encoding class I SAM-dependent methyltransferase — protein: MTQLIKGDSSPDSSPSLRLPRAWLRVMALLYDPFVWAGEIAGMRRRRRTLLAQAHGRVVELGAGTGLNIAHYPADLDQLVLTEPEAGMRRKLARRVNRHGRTAVISDARAECLPMDTASVDTVVATLVLCTVDDPARALHEIARILRPGGQLLFIEHTRSSWLPLMVCQNIFERPWRAFAGGCVCNRPTLDLMRAAGFDVDATEAVWSGMPVIVHPLVVGRATR
- a CDS encoding alpha/beta fold hydrolase, coding for MPAIRFLPVGDRRVAYEQRGQGPPLVAPAWWVSHLELDWQDPPVRRFWEGVAADFTLIRYDRLGVGMSDRAVHEADLTLDGEVAVLRTLLDELGLERVSLLGGSSGSCTAVAFAAAHPDRVERLVLYGSYPRGGVLTPPGVDEAIVTAVQAHWGLGSRVLSNIFLGDADAAAHERFARLQRESATPETAAALLRLVYSLDVRACLPLIRVPTTVVHRRDDRAVPYRCGRDVAAAITGAAFVPLQGSSHFPWHGDIESVIRACRYALAPEPPRPQDGGPVLSVREREVLACVARGLADPEIAEHLHLSPHTVHRHVANIRRKLGTASRTAAVAEASKRGLL
- a CDS encoding dihydrolipoyl dehydrogenase family protein: MKGKKTLSSEDTNRQAVPEPGDVYDVIVLGGGPVGINAADRAHAEGLSVALIERELVGGECNYWGCVPSKSLLRPVLAVADARRVDGAREAVIGPIDPKGVFGRRDRYVADWDDTPVAEAVAAMGPRLLRGHARLDGARRVTLTTANDGVAALRARHAVVICTGSTAAVPDLPGVAEAKPWTNRRATDSSNVPPRLAVVGAGGVGVEMATAWSGLGSTVTLLARTPTLLPRMEPFVGKYVQAGLVESGVNVRVGVTVSALRRPGGAGPIQVTLESGDELEVDEILFATGRTPNTADIGLETIGLPPGSWLDVDDTCTVRGVEGDWLYALGDVNHRALLTHQGKYQARIVGAVIGARAHGHPVDTDPWGPHATTADEFAVPQAFFTDPEAGSVGLTSEQAKQRRHRVRTVDVDMGAAVPGANFYADGYRGQARMVVDEDGEYLLGVTLVGPGVAEMLHSATIAVVSRIPLARLWHAVPCFPTISEVWLRLLEAYRDGQGTTD
- a CDS encoding DUF427 domain-containing protein, with the protein product MEGTAMGLAWQQGPFGRQPAGQFLAPAPMPRLLFVEPLRRRMRARLAQSWVADSENVLLLHEPGRYPVAYFPIEDIDAQVLVRDGHVTQHSELGPITWFGLRNGQRDVTRAAWRFESLPAHARVLDERVAFAWRAMDAFYEEDERIVGHAADFYHRIDIRSTSRHLVVRDGPLVVADTRRPLALFESGFAPRWYVPREDVDESALQPVGGQTFCPYKGLASYYDIGDRSRAAWSYPDAWAEVARVRNFVSFEPDKIEVRLDGRRLVMEPGQTVLAHGPDRGLDADELARGSFD
- a CDS encoding TetR/AcrR family transcriptional regulator; protein product: MTSADPPKTRGFTAKGVATRDRILRCAADVLLDGGLTAFNLDRVRQAARVSGSQLNHYFGDRNELIRAVLRRQIGIVLDFHRQPALGGLDTFPDWERWADLNVRYLRKIGYRGTATYHALAGQLAKTDEGTRKTFADGYWRWVALLEDCFARMKSRGALLPSADPGHLALVVVAVHQGAGVVAFTYRQEWPLVDATQFIVNYLRLFAKDPQERRLRSVRRTPPRALPRRPEQPSERRLTRKGLATRTRIIEGAAELVLQRGVNGTSLDDVRTAVGVSGSQMSHYFFDKQDLIRQIISARTEFVVGFHTQPQLGRLDTLASLRTWAELCWAQSGPSYLRNGCVYGSLTGELLEADDVVLDDLAAGYDRWIGLFRDGLHAMVERNELRDDADPRHLAAALVVAHQGGTMLTHIAGSQEPFKQAVEAALEYVTSFAVPAAKSRRVARPSR